In the genome of Candidatus Zixiibacteriota bacterium, the window GATGGATCGGGACTGGGGTTACACCTCAGCAAGAAAATAATCGAAGAAATGAACGGCACAATTGTTATTGATTCTCAGGAGAAAACCGGAACCGACGTAACCATTACTTTGCCAAAACAACCGATGAGATAATAATGGCTCGTATACTCGTAGTTGACGATGAACCGAAAATGACCTCTCTGGTCTGCGGTGAACTGGAAGATGCAGGACACCGCGTGACAACCTGTGTCGATCCGGCCAAAGCATTGAACCTGATCGACGAGCACGCCTATGATATTGTCGTCACCGATCTTTCGATGCCGGGAGTATCGGGTTTGGAGATACTCCACAAAGCCCTGAATCAGGCCGGAACCGAGGTCATAATGATGACTGCCTACGGAACAGTCGAAACGGCTGTTGAGGCTCTGAAAAAAGGTGCCGCTGATTATTTACTGAAACCATTCTCACTGGAAGAGCTTGTCTTGCTGGTAGAGAGGCTCGTCAAAAAGCAACAGTTGGAGTCGCTCTCTGGTCACTTTGAACAAGAGCTAAAAACACTCACGTCCAGCAAATTCGTCGGTGAATCTCCTGCCGCACAAAAAGTCAGGGACCTGATCGCCAGAGTAGCCATGACGGATTCGACCGTCTTGCTCACCGGCTGTTCCGGGACCGGCAAGGAAGTAGCAGCACGGATGGTGCATGAGTTGTCCGCTAGGAGGAACCGACCATTTATAGCCGTCAACTGTGCTGCCCTGACCGAAACCCTGCTGGAATCGGAACTATTTGGTCATGAAAAAGGAGCTTTCACTGGAGCGGTTGATCGCAAAAGAGGACGGTTTGAACTGGCCCACACCGGTACTATTTTTCTAGACGAGATCGGAGAAATGTCACTGGGTCTACAATCGAAGCTGCTCCGGATTCTCGAAGAACACCAGCTCGTTCGCGTCGGCGGAGTTGACACCATTGATATTGATGTTCGGGTAGTGGCGGCAACTAATCGTGATTTGAAAGAGCAATTGGGCCAGGGTGCTTTCCGCGAAGACCTATTCTATCGACTCAATGTCTTTCCGATAGAGATGCCCAACCTTATCGATCGACCCGAGGATATTATCCCGCTAGCTGAACACTTCCTGGCTCATATGAACTATCAGCATCAATCGTTGGGCAAGCTAGTTGAGGACCTACTCTTGAAATACGACTGGCCAGGGAATGCTCGAGAGTTGAGAAACGCCATTGAACGAGCCATGATCCTGGCCGGTGATGATCCTCTGTCTACTGAGGATTTTTCACTAGAGGTTGACATTTCCCCACTGAAAGCTACCGACACAACCAACTCAGGGGGATTGGAACAGATTGAAAAACAGATGATTCTTGATGCTCTGGAGAAGACCAAAGGCAACAAAACTGAGGCTGCCAGACTGCTCCAGATCACCCGGCGACGCCTTTACAGCCGGATGAAGGCACACGATATCAGGAATTAGTGAGCCAAATGGTTCGCCGGACGTACCATGCGGTACAAAAAGAAAGATGTGACTGTAACACATATGATCGCAACTCGTTGTCTGACTGTAAGTTTCTAGTGTTTAGACAATTCGGCAGATGGTTTGATACGGTATAGAGCGGATTAAAAGAAGGAGATGAAATAATGACACGTGGAACGCTCAGAAATATCATTCTATCAACCCTTATCACAGTAATGGTTGCTCCGGTTTTGGCTCAGGATGGAGCGATGATTGCCAAGTTAGAGGACGAACTTCAACGTACCGATGAGGTCATCGATCGAGCACGGGAACTCGTCCAGGGTACCAATTCCGCCAAAGCATCGCTGGCCCTTGATCAGGCAAACGAACTTCAGGCCAGAGCCTGGAACAGGTTTCGAGCCAGACGTAATCGAATCGACCTGGAGACTGCAGCGA includes:
- a CDS encoding sigma-54 dependent transcriptional regulator — its product is MARILVVDDEPKMTSLVCGELEDAGHRVTTCVDPAKALNLIDEHAYDIVVTDLSMPGVSGLEILHKALNQAGTEVIMMTAYGTVETAVEALKKGAADYLLKPFSLEELVLLVERLVKKQQLESLSGHFEQELKTLTSSKFVGESPAAQKVRDLIARVAMTDSTVLLTGCSGTGKEVAARMVHELSARRNRPFIAVNCAALTETLLESELFGHEKGAFTGAVDRKRGRFELAHTGTIFLDEIGEMSLGLQSKLLRILEEHQLVRVGGVDTIDIDVRVVAATNRDLKEQLGQGAFREDLFYRLNVFPIEMPNLIDRPEDIIPLAEHFLAHMNYQHQSLGKLVEDLLLKYDWPGNARELRNAIERAMILAGDDPLSTEDFSLEVDISPLKATDTTNSGGLEQIEKQMILDALEKTKGNKTEAARLLQITRRRLYSRMKAHDIRN